A section of the Ranitomeya imitator isolate aRanImi1 chromosome 7, aRanImi1.pri, whole genome shotgun sequence genome encodes:
- the AQP8 gene encoding aquaporin-8: protein MTDTELGNMNFKEMQEIEVEKEPKPHWFEEYVQPCLAELLGTSLFVFIGCLSVIENSPSTGSLQPALAHGLALGLTIAILGGISGGHFNPAVSLGAFIIGGLNIFLVVPYWICQLCGGMIGAALAKALTLESRFQDAGGASFNLVKDDSHVPRALGAEIIMTLFLVLAVCMGAINKKTSTPLAPFCIGFTVTADILAGGNISGACMNPARAFGPAVVANYWEYHWIYWVGPMIGGLLVGGIIRLLLGDPKTRLFLK, encoded by the exons ATGACAGACACAGAACTGGGCAACATGAACTTCAAAGAAATGCAAGAAATCGAAGTCGAAAAGGAGCCGAAACCCCACTGGTTTGAGGAGTACGTGCAGCCGTGTCTGGCGGAGCTGCTGGGCACCTCGCTCTTCGTGTTTATTGGGTGCCTTTCCGTCATTGAGAATTCACCAAGCACGGGAAGCCTCCAGCCTGCGCTGGCGCATGGACTCGCCCTAGGACTGACCATCGCTATCCTTGGTGGCATCAG TGGCGGACACTTTAACCCCGCGGTGTCCCTGGGCGCCTTTATAATCGGAGGACTCAATATTTTCCTGGTAGTGCCATACTGGATTTGCCAACTCTGCGGAGGGATGATTGGAGCCGCATTGGCCAAG GCCTTGACGTTGGAGTCCAGATTCCAGGATGCTGGCGGAGCTTCATTCAATCTTGTGAAGGATGACAGCCATGTTCCACGTGCCCTCGGAGCAGAAATTATAATGACCCTCTTCTTGGTGCTCGCTGTCTGCATGGGAGCCATCAATAAGAAGACCAGCACTCCTCTGGCCCCTTTTTGCATAGGATTCACTGTGACGGCAGACATCTTGGCTGG AGGGAACATTTCCGGAGCCTGCATGAACCCTGCCAGAGCCTTCGGTCCGGCTGTGGTGGCCAACTACTGGGAATATCACTGGATATACTGGGTTGGACCCATGATTGGTGGTCTGCTAGTGGGGGGAATTATAAG GTTACTCCTCGGAGACCCCAAAACTCGCCTCTTTCTGAAATGA